Within Deinococcus actinosclerus, the genomic segment CTGTCGTACACCTGCCCGGCCGTCAGGGGCTGGCCGGGCGGGACGACCTCGTCCCCGGTGGAGAGCAGCGCGACCCGCAGGCGGCGCTGCACGCTCAGCCGCGCGTGCCCGAGGGCCGCCGCCAGCGCCAGCCGGGGGGCCGTGAGGAGCTGCCCGGCGTGCAGGACGACCTCGCCCGCGCGGAAGTCGCCGCCCTCGTGGCGGACGTCGGCGGGACTGGCGGCGCGGCGCAGGAGCACCCCGTCCGGCCCGTCGTCGAGCAGCTGTTCGACCGGGCAGATGGCGTCCGCGCCCGCCGGGAGGGGCGCGCCGGTGTAGATCCGCACGCACTCGCCCGCCCCGACCGTGCCGGTGAACGCGGCCCCGGCGCGGCTCTCGCCGATCACGCGCAGGTGCGCCGGGGCGTCCGGGGAGGCGCCCAGCGTGTCGGCCTCGCGGGCGGCGATGCCGTCCAGGGCGCTCTCGGTGGCGCTGGGGTGGCTGACCAGCGCGGGCACATCCGCGGCCAGGGTGCGGCCGTACGCCTGCGCGAGGGGCACCGTCTCGGCCGTCCGGGCGGGCAGCAGGGCGCTCAGGTGGGTGCGGGCGTCGTCCACGCTGACGTGCATGGGGAAGGTCGGGGCGGTCATGAAGGCAGGATAGGCGCGCGGCGCACGCGGCGCAGCCCCGGCCCGTCTAGCCTGAAGGGATCATGGTGCGTTGGAGGCGGGCCCTGTGGGCGATCCTGGGTGGCGCGGCGCTGTTCGCGCTGGGCCTGAGCGGCCTCTGGCTGGCCGGGTGGTGGCCGGGTCGGGACGCGGCCCGGCCACCCGCGCCACGCGTGGAGGCACCGCTCGCCCTGCCGTCCGTGGCGTCCGAACCGGAGGTCCCGGCCGCCCCTGAGATTCAGGAGGCGCCCGCCCCCACGGACCTCGCCGGGGTGCGGCAGGACCCTCTGGGCACGGTGCCCCCCGCCCCGGCCACAGAGGAGCAGACGCCAGAGGAAAGCACGCCCCCCGCCTCCGCCCAGTCGGCGCCGGACACGCCGGAACCGCTGCTCGCTCCACCAGCGGCGGCCTCACCAGAGTCGGCCCCACCAGAGTCGGCGGGTGCCCGGACCTCTCCCCTGCTGGCGGGCCTGAACCGGGTGCGGGCCCGGGCCGGACTTCAGACCGTGACGGCCGAGGCGGCGTGGCAGGCGGGCTGCGCGGGGCACGCGCGGTACCTCGTGCGGGCGGACCGCGCCGAGCACCGCGAGGACCCTGCCAGTCCCTTCCGGTCGGCGGCGGGCGAGGCGTGCGCGCCCGGCCATTACTTCGTGTCCAGCCGCGCGGAGTCCGGGCCCGAGCGGGCGCTGACGTACTGGGTGGGGGGCGCGTTTCACCTGCCGCAGCTGATCGATCCGCGGCTGACCCGCGTGGCGTCCGGGGTGGCGCATGACGCTGCCGGGGCCTTCC encodes:
- the glp gene encoding gephyrin-like molybdotransferase Glp, giving the protein MTAPTFPMHVSVDDARTHLSALLPARTAETVPLAQAYGRTLAADVPALVSHPSATESALDGIAAREADTLGASPDAPAHLRVIGESRAGAAFTGTVGAGECVRIYTGAPLPAGADAICPVEQLLDDGPDGVLLRRAASPADVRHEGGDFRAGEVVLHAGQLLTAPRLALAAALGHARLSVQRRLRVALLSTGDEVVPPGQPLTAGQVYDSNSVGLHAMLLEAGCEVLPLGHAPDSPQALQAAIAAAGGADVLLTSGGVSMGKYDFMRDLLVEQGRVSFWKVRMRPGGPAILGGWNGLPVFGLPGNPVSSLVVFHVIVRPALTGQPPQTLRLRAATPFRALPDKTAFWRGVIDGGQVRDYGQQGSGILRSLSDAGALVIVPEGQAVQSGDDVDVILL
- a CDS encoding CAP domain-containing protein, translated to MVRWRRALWAILGGAALFALGLSGLWLAGWWPGRDAARPPAPRVEAPLALPSVASEPEVPAAPEIQEAPAPTDLAGVRQDPLGTVPPAPATEEQTPEESTPPASAQSAPDTPEPLLAPPAAASPESAPPESAGARTSPLLAGLNRVRARAGLQTVTAEAAWQAGCAGHARYLVRADRAEHREDPASPFRSAAGEACAPGHYFVSSRAESGPERALTYWVGGAFHLPQLIDPRLTRVASGVAHDAAGAFQSAVVLDVRRGLIGAGRYPVRYPGPGQAAPSLRAATGEWPDALAGCPVVAARGAPVALLLGPDRADEVSGVTLRVNGQAAGACLLTASTFTGANEAETRVGRGVLAAQGAALALPDAPLPAGAGVQVSFETPRGPVSWAFRTQP